From the genome of Aquila chrysaetos chrysaetos chromosome 8, bAquChr1.4, whole genome shotgun sequence:
AATACGAGGCTGTAATAGATCATGCTAATTAGATATCCGATAACAGGAGGGCTGATAGGAACTACATTAAAATCTCTTTAAGATGAAGACGTCAAACCCAAGGGAGAAAATTCAGAGTTAAtgatgctgcagcagaggctCCGCTTGAGCGGTCCTCACCCCCTTGTCCGCATCCTGCCTGCTGTGGACGCGGGGGGCCGGAGGAGAGGGGGCAGAGCGGGGCACGGTCCCCGGCGCTGCCACGGCACTGCCCGTGATTTTCATTACCCAGATTCAATAAGGGGAAAGAGCTCTGAGCTGCCTGCGCTCCCCGGGAGGTGACTTGCCAGCCACTAACGGAGCCGAGAAATCAAATtagccccagctctgctctcgcTCTCTCCCTGACACCGCTGTTGGCAGCCGAGGGGGAGTTCATCAGGGCCGCGCACTAATTCTTATCTCGTTTAAGTGACTCCACGCTGCCATCTGATGCGATTTGCTCTGCGCCACCGCCGCAGGCTCCCCTCTCTGCCCGCCGCTTCCCGAGCACTTCCAGCAGCTGGCAGCTTCGCAGGGGCACAGGCACCTACAACACACAGAAACGCAGACATACATACACGAATATACGCGAATATAGGGAacggggggtgggggtgaggcTCCCTTGCGGGGCAGAGGGACATTGCCTAATGCCAAGGACACGATGCTCTAACACGGAGGGAAGGATACTGCAGCCTGAGCGGGTACCAGTGCGCAGGCAAGGGCTGAACAGAGTTTTGCTCTCAATCATACGAGACCAAGCCTTGCTTACAGTCTCGTTTGCCCAAAGGTGTTGAATATGTGGGGAAATGAAAAGGGGTAAGAAGTGCTTTCATTTGCTGAAATTTGCACGCGCCCACAAATCGCTGCAATGAAAATAGACCCTTGCCTTGGCCCTGGTTGGAGGTGGTCGGGGCAAGCTTGCTGCCCCCAGGCAGGGGTGTGAAGGGCCAGCAGGCAGCATGTGCTGCCTGCAACCTGCATCTGTCAGCGCACCCGCCTCCAGGGTGAATGGTGTGAAGGGGAGCCCGATACCTCCAGAGCCCACTGGTCCTCTGCTGAGGGAAACCCACCCCGTGCCAGTGCCAAGTCTTTGTAACCTCTGGGACAGACCACCCCCGTCTCAGAGGTTTTCCTCCTGACTTTCTGACCGGTGAGGACCTTATGGTGCAGCCCCAGTGCCTGCAgcatcctctcccctcccagccatGCCCCCCGCTCCTGCTGCATGCCGGCGCAACGCTTGCACCCCTGAAACCCGCTTTTCCATGGCCAGGCGCCCAGGCAGGGGACGGGGGAGCCCCAGGGGAGCTAGCAGGGTTGGGGGTGGTGGCTGGGTGGGCTCCTCTTGCACCCTCCCAGCCTGAAACTTGATGCAGCGGGAGAGGCCGATTGCGAGATTAATTGGGCGTTCTCAAAAACCCGACggtggggggaaagtgagcCAGGAGTGCCGCCTGCCTCCCTGCTTGGGTTCACTCCTCCACAGAGCCggcaggctgggcaggaggaagcCACCGGCGTGGCGGCACGAGAGCCATGATGCCGGCTGCTCTCGGGGTGCTTCTGGCCCTGCTGCCTCTTGCCTCGACGCTGCAGAGCCAAGGTAAGTTGAGGGACCCAtgggcagggctggagagctggggcagagcagggcgCTGCCCGCACCATAGGGCATGGTACAATACCTGCCTAAAACCCGAACGGCACTGCACAGCATGCAAAGTCTGCTTTTTAGAGAGACCTTAAGGCTGTTGAAAAGCAACGTACCTGGGAAAAGCCCGAGTGTGGGAAAGCTGTAGTGCGAGAGCCTGGaggtgctgcctgcctgggcaaCGCAGGCTGAACGCCCGCAGCGGCGTTTGAACCCAGCTCCGCGTCGTGGGCTCATCGATACGGGGCTTCCAAGTACTCTGGAAGCGCGCAGGGTCTGAGCCCTGAGGATAGATATAGAGAGAAACAGGGTTatctcctgcctgcctgcctggctctgcctggAAGCTGCTGCCTGAGTCCTCCACCCAGTAAAGGGATTTCTCTAATACAATGCTTCATCCCGCAGAACGCAGAGCTGGGTTTTGGGGATGACAGCATGCAGAAGCGCTGCTGTGCCTATGGTTTGTAATCTCAGCTCTGCACGGCGCAAAACCGACTGCCAAAATGTTCACCAGCTATCGttactgttttctcatttaacctccctgggaaacagcagaaaaatcattGTGCTGTTTTGCACCAAGGCAGCTGAAAGCTTTCAGCAGGTTTGTCGCTCGGATCTTTGGACCGGTCGGATACCCCTCTCATCAGGGCATCATGCCCAACTCCCAAACCTCCCAGAGTTAGCCTGGCAGAGGTGGCAGAAGAAGAGCGGGAAAAATGACTCTCTCACCTTAGCGATGCTGGAGGCAAGGGGTTAGGAAGAAGATCCATGCAGACGCGCCCGCGTGCCCCAGGGCTGTGCCGAGTTGCACCAGGCCAAGTTGCCAGCATGGGTTTGGGGCCGGGCAGACTGGCACAGTGTCTGTGGCAGACACACAGAGCGGCCGGGACAAACCCAGCCCAGTCCTCCCCTTGCAAAGCCATTTCTTGGCTGCCAGAGCATCCTGACCCGGAGCTCAGTGGCACAGGCGCAAGGAGGAGGAGCACTGGCGCGAGCCAGCTGctaccagctgcagcaggaagggCCGCTTGGCCCCAGCCACGATGTCAGCAGTGCCTGTTTTCCTCCCCTTGCCCTAATTGCTGCctctcacccccccccaccgcctccGTTGGCGCACACCTGCCTGGGCGAGGGTCGTGCGCCCGGCCGGCTCCCCGGCATTACCGATCGCGTGCAGCGTTGGAGGGGCTGAGActgctggttggtttttttttttttcagcttcaaagACAGATTAAAgttcccttcccagcagctttTCCCAAGTTCCCGCAGATCTATTCCAATTAGTCCCTTTCATTAGGCGGGAATTGGACTCTGGGGCTGGGCGTGCTGCAGAGCAAAACCACGAGCGTGGCTCTGCCGCCCTGGCTTGGCTGCGGCATCGCCAGCTGCCTTGCAGCGAGGACGCGGGTGCCGAGAGCAATTTGCTCTGCGATTAATGCTGCCGGCACCAGCCGAGGGATCGTTTCCTCAGGAAACAAATGCCGAGATACCTAATAAATGCATTTAGCATCCCAGTTCATCTCTAACCTTCGCCGCCTCCACCTGcacagcaaagaagaaataccCCTGGAAGCAGTGAGCGGTAGGAAACTTACCCGGGGGCAGTGAGTCCCTCGTTGTCCCCCGCTGCCTCGGTCCTGGCATCCGTCCGGCAGGGGGGGAAGATGGCAGCCCTGCCTTCCAAGGCTTCGGGAAGGTCACAGCCCCGTCTACCTACGCAGCAGAAGATATTAATAAGACGTTACGTGATGGTTCTGGTGGGCAGCCTTGTTTCCCATCAGGATGCTCCCATTCAACTTTGATGGGAAACCCCAACTGGTAAGTGAGGGAtggcagccagcagcatcctgtgGTTCGTGGCACGCCCCCAGGCAATTGCAGTCACTGCCCCCCTGCGAGCGgccctccatccctccttccttccctctgctggcAGGTACCCGGAGGGGAGGCTGGATGCCAGAGCCCACCGAGCCTGCCCTGCACCGGCTGTCACACTACCTGCTGGCCCACTACCAGAAGGGCACCCGGCCTGTGCGGGACTGGCGGACGACCACCAATGTGGCCATCGACCTCATGGTCTACGCCATCCTCAGCGTGGTGAGTCCTCTGCTGCCATCCTGCGTGGGGTGGGGACAGCTGCCTTTGGCGCGGGCAGCTTCTGCCTGTCCACAGCAAGGAGAATGGTACCTGGTGTGCGGCATCCTCCTGGCATGCTCTGCCCGTCTTCCAGAGTGccaataccccccccccccgtgctgaCACCGTGTCCTCTTCCTGCAGGATGAGAAGAACCAGGTGCTGACCACCTACATCTGGTACAGGCAGGTGAGCAGATGAGACCATGCAACCTCACCCCTCCCTTGCTGGGGCACTCCCCGGAGCTGAGCACCCCTGCAAACACAGGTTTTTCCGTTGGGAGAGGCGTGCAGCCCTGCAGGAATGCAGCAAGGCTGAACCCATCCCAGGGGATGACAAGACCTCCGTAGGGCCTGAGGGCACAGCTTTCATGTTCCGTGCTTCAGCCCGTTCGGTGGTGTGATAGCCAGAGGACaagcccttcctcctccccagggatgGCGTTGAAGATTGGTTCCCGTGGCAGGGTGCTGGTCTGGGCTTTGTCgtcctggcagggcaggagggacctCCCCCTCCGAGCCCCCTCTCTCTTGTCCCCAGCACTGGACAGACGAATTCCTCAGGTGGGACCCGGCACGCTTCGACAACCTGACGCAGATCTCCCTCCCCGCGGAGAGCATCTGGGTGCCTGACATCCTCATCAATGAGTTGTGAGTGTGGCCAAAATCTGTGGGGGGAGATGGCCTGGGGCTTAACCCCTCTTGCCCACTGTGGGCACGTGCCGCCCCGCGCTTTGTATTCCCGGCACAGAGCTGGCAGCCTCCCTGCATCGGGCGAGCTGCAGATGGGGAACGGCTTGGCAGTTGGGCCGTTTCCAATGCTGGCTAACTGCAACCATCGGTAATTACCCGCGCCGTGCCGGGGGTGGGATCCAGATAGCTGGAGAAAGGCTTTGTGAAGGCAGCACAATGCCAGGGCAGCTGCGGAGCTGCCGGCCCTTCCTGTGAAGCCAGCCAGTGTCCTTCCTGCTCCGTGGGGATTTAAGGTGTTCCCGCCAGCTCCAGAAAGCCCCAGGGCAAGGACACAGAAGCTCCTCgggctgggagaggcagcagcccGGGCAGCGCAGAGGAGGTGCCGGGCAGGAATGCCTGCACGGGTATTGCCAAAAACGCAGATGGTGGGGTGGGCAAAGCCCTGGTGCCCAGGCAGTTGCCCTCCTAAACGCAGCTCGGTAGGAGTCCCTCCTGCCCAGAGTACTCCCCAGCCCTACTCTCTGtcccttgtgccccccagcgTGGATGTCGGAAagtccccccatgtcccctaCGTCTACGTTGGCCACCACGGGGAGGTGCAGAACCTCAAACCGATCCAGGTGATGACCGCCTGCAGCCTGGACATCTACAACTTCCCCTTCGACGTTCAGAACTGCTCGCTCACTTTCACCAGCTGGCTGCACCACAGTGAGTGCCGAGACCCCCCACGGCCGAGGGGGACTCGGGGGGAGCGGGCGGGACCTCCGCCGGGCTGGAGCTCCGTGCAGAAGGCGACTCGTCCCTCTAGATGGCCCCAGCGGATCGGGGATGCGTGCGGGGAGGGCAGGCACCCAGCCCGGCGTGGAGGTGCCGGCATCTGCCGGCGTTTCGGGCCGGGCACCCCTGGTCCTCAcctctcctctgccccccccagTCCGCGACATCAACCTCTCGCTGTGGCGGCAGCCGGAGCTGGTCAAGTTCGACCGGAGTGTCTTCATGAACCAGGGCGAGTGGGAGCTGCTCTACGTCCTCAGCCGCTTCCAGGAGTTCAGTGTCAAGAGCAGTGACAGCTACGCCGAGATGAAGTTCTACGTAAGGGCCTTCGGGGATGGGGCACTAGGAAATGGCTTTGCCACCGTCCCTGTCGCTCGATCGCCCGGCCGCTCGGTGCTGCGGTGCTCCTGCCTGTGGGCAGGAGGCTCCCGGTGTGCTGAgcccttcctttcctctggcTTACGTTAGCGCATCCCACCATCCTCGCCTGCCTTGGCAGAGAGCCGCACCAGCTCCAGCCCTCATTTCCACCCTTCACTGAGCCTTCCCTGTCTCTCTGTCCCGCAGGTGGTCATCCGGAGACGCCCCCTCTTCTACACTGtcagcctgctgctccccagcatcTTCCTGATGGTTATGGACATTGTGGGCTTCTACCTACCTCCCAACAGTGGCGAGAGGGTCTCTTTCAAGATCACCCTCCTGCTGGGCTACTCGGTTTTCCTCATCATCGTATCCGACACGCTGCCAGCTACTGCCGTTGGCACCCCATTGATAGGTACGGCGGCACTACCTGCCAAGCCAACGGCCACAGCAGTCCTGggcctggagcagcaggagctgctgctctggacAGAGACCACAGGTCCCTCGCAAGGTGGGCGGGCAGGACTTGCTCAGGACCATGCTCCATGTGGGAGCCTTTGCAGGCCACTCACCTCGCTGATGTCTCCACAGGCATTTACTTTGTGGTGTGCATGGCACTGCTCGTCATCAGCCTGACGGAGACCATCCTGATCGTGCGCCTGGTGCACAAGCAGGACCTGCAGCCCCACGTCCCTGAGTGGGTGAAGCGCCTGCTGCTGGAACGAGCCACTGTCCTGCTCTGCATCCAGGATGGGAGGACATTGAGCCCAAGCAGGACGCGGAGCTCGGACATCTCCAGGGAGGTGGAGAACAACGACAGTGCAGGTAAGGGCTGCACAGAGAGGGCTCATGGGAACCGAAGGGGACTAGGCCCTATGTAGCCGTCTGTGTCTATGTTTGCACGGTGATCTGGACGCCCAGGTCACCCACAGAAGCGCCAGCTTCCCCTCTAAAGAGATTTTTTGCACTTGCCTCTCTCGACCCCGCAGCCAAGCTGAGCCACCACGGCTGCGAGGACCCCCGGGAGTGTGAGGCAGCGGGGGCCATGAGGCCCGCACCGGCCTTTGCTGGCCAGGCGGAGGGCTCCCCGCTGATGCACAGCGTCCTGCGTGAGATCACTGCCATCCGCCAGTTCCTGGAGAAACGCGAGGAGTTTCGTGACGTTGCCCGCGAATGGCTGCAAGTAGGCTACGTGTTGGATGTCCTGCTCTTCCGGGCGTACCTGGCGGCCGTCCTGGCCTACAGCATCACCCTGGGCACCCTCTGGTCGGTGTGGCGGGACGCCTGAGCGGTGCCCGCCTCGGGGGGCAGGCGAGGCGGGGACCCCAGACGCTGCCCCTCGCCTCCGGGCCTCGCCGCTCTTCGCTGACCCGGGCTGGCGCGtccgccgccagccccgccagccccccagCAGCCGCATCTGAGCACGATGGCGGAGCTGAGGAGGAACCACCCAGCACCGCCgacccctgccccagccttcCACCGCGCTTCCCTCCCGACCCGGCCCCGCCAGCGGCCCGAccagcggccgccgccgccttcagcaccgcggacagcggccccgccgctgccgcccgccgggggggggtccccgccgcccccgggggTCCCCTACCCCTCAGCCCCGCTGCCCTGGGGAAGCCCCCGCCACCGTGCACAAAGCACCGGGGTGCGGGGGGCCCACACGCCTGTGTCCCCTTCTCCGCTACTCGCCCCGCTCGCTGGGCTCCGCAGGGCTCTGTGTTTCCCCTACCCCGGGCTGGCCCCCGGGCATGCTTGCCCAGCACTACAGTCAACCGGGAGAGAAGCAGAGCCTGACAGCGGCAAACGAAGCGGGGTGCGAGGGGGGACTGGTTCCGTGGGCACGCGGTGCTGGAAGAGACATGCGGGGTCACCGGTGACTGCCGCGGCTTTGCTTGATCCCCCCTTGCTCCCTCTGGGGGcccctgccagggcagaggcaggaggctaagaggagaggagagaacCGCCGGCTCGAACCCGGAGCAGAGAACCGCTGGCTCCAACCCAGAGCAGGGACCCCAGCCCAAACTGCAAGGAGTGGATCTGCCCAACGCAGTGCCTGCTCTCGTTTCAGAGCTGGGGGCGTCAGAGGCTTGTGACAAGAAAGACCAATGGTGTTCTCAGGGTAGCCCCCAGCCCTGACATGCTTGCCCAAGACCCCGTAAAGGCACAGCTCACTCTTCATGCCGGTAACATACCTGAGCAACCGGCGCTGTCCTCAAAAGCGCTGGAGATGGCGGGAGGGCCCATCCTGTGCTCTAGGAGCATCTCTGCCTATGGTCGGGCTGTGGGTGGTGGCAGAAAGGCGGGTTGGTGGCACCCAGCTCTCCTACATCCACCCCCAAGACCACCGACCCCAGACCAAGGGCCCCGCTCGCTGTCCCGGAGCCGTCACCTGCAGGAAAACTCCCTGCCGAGTGACAGGGGTGCTGAGGACGGGTGGAGCGGGCTCCTGCTGGCGCCGGCCCACGCTAATGCGCTGATGGTCTGTAAGTGGCTGCCTATTGATGAGGTGTCCAGTTAAAGAGTTCGTGAGACACTAAATCAGCCCATTGATCCTGCCGAGATCGATGGTGCTACAGACCTGATCACTGCAGCGGGCAATTAACACCCTCTGGAATGAGCCGCCTTCGTGTAACATCAAACGCTCCAGCAGACAAATCCAATGGGCCCATTGACCCGGGCGCGCGATGCCGCCCAGCCTGCGCTGTCGAggacgggacggggcggcaGGACCCCCGAGCCAACCTCACCATCCCTCTCCTGCCCGCCGGGACCCCAGATGCCCCTCAGGGAGGACCCGCCACGAGATGCTCACCTGTGCCGTCGCATCCCGTGGACCACGTCAGTGGCCGCGTGGCCGCTCGGTCCTCGTCCTTCCCTGTGCTAGGAAGCCGTCCCGCACCCAACCTAACCCCCTCAGCCAGCCGAGCGGTCCTTTCCCCCTGGAAGAAGAGGCTGCCCGTGCCGGAGGAAGGATCTGGGTTCTCCCTTTGCCCTCTCGCTGCTTTGGGAAGCGCCGCGTGCAGGGAAAAGTTCCAGGCATCTCTCTGAGAGGAGCCTggattttcctctttaaaaaaaaaaaataaagaaaaatcaataaatctGAATCTAATCTCCTAATAAAGGTTTAATGAGGACATAATGTTGATGGAACAGAACATTGTTGCAGCATAATCGCTCCCAGCTGCTGCGCGAGTGTGCAGACAAAGGCCCGGTCCTATGACAATTTCCCCGTTATCATAATAACGCCTTTGTACCAGGCCAAACGCCGGAGAAGGGTTCCATCCCCCCTTCTCCTGCGGATGCTGCAGCCGGCAGGTCGCTTGCAGCAGGGCCACCTCTGCTTGCCTGAACCACGAGCAAAGCTCTTCCCCGCTTGCCCAAGGCCTCCCCAGAAGAGCCGTGCTGGGGGGAGCGCTGGGAGGCAGGGACCACAACCAGGACCTCAGGGCGGGCGCgcagcccccccaaacccaccaggAAGCCCCCGGGGCATGGGAGGACCCCGGCCTCGATGCCAGTGCACGCAGCAGCCCGGCCCACGTCATCCGgccctggaaaaaaataagcgATGCTTGGCATCCAGCGACTCCAACCGTGCCGTAATTAACATTTAATGGCACTGCGACACCCAGGCGGGTGGCAGGCAGCACCCGTGGGGCGCGGGCAGCACCCATGGGGCACAGGCAGGGCCGGACGATGCCGGCAGCACCCGCCTGGCCCCGCCGCAGCGCGCCATACAGTGTGCCGCAGCACAAAAGGAGTGCAGGCGCTGCTGTTAATGTagtcagtaaataaataaaggaggGCTTAAGCTTAGTGTACAGCAATCAGTCGAGAACTACAGGATAATTAACGCAGCGGGGGGCCAGACTACTCTGCAGTCAGGTTTAAATGAACGAGTTCACTTTCATTGAGGCAAACTTGCTCAGCTCCCTGGTGAGccgtgcaggcaggcaggcagcggcgCAGGCCGCAGGCAGCGTGCCGGGGCACGGGGAGGCACGCGTCCCGGGACAAGGGACGCGGGTTTGCTCCCCGTCCGCGGGGACGTCGGCATCCCCGGGGCACCCCCCACCCATCGGGGTTGGTTTAGGGATGGGACCCCCTGCCGCAGCCCCCAGGGAGCCGAGCAGGCACCCCCGAACTCACCACCACGGGTCCCCCTGCGGCTTGCCCCGAGCCGGGGGGCTGcgtccttcctcctcctcctcctcccggcaGGCACGGGCACAGGAACAGGAGACGGCAGGCCGAGACAACGGAATTAACTTTAttggttgtttttttgctttctaacTGCAGATTCAAGGTATACAACTGAACATTGCTATTTTCCTTATGAgacttataaataaaaatacaaaaaatgttcACTACAAAAAAATCTACCGTTAGTAGGatgtaaaaaatattctctttgcTATAGAAGGCACGAACTTCACTTAGTGAcacatggagagaaaaaaacctgcagcagtatattcttcttttttttttttgtctttttttttttttttttcctctgtcagaaACACTGAAGTCTTACAAAGAAATGCATCTGAATCTACACAGGACGAAGGCAGATGCGGAGAGCTGCAACTAGGAGACACCacaactggtttttttttttttttttttttttttctttttctttatttttcaggaaacttTTAGCTAACGGCATCTGTGGCTAGAGGACAGAGAGGACTCGCAAGCAGAACCGCAAGGGAGCGAACggtgaggggagagggagaaagtcGTACAAAAAATAGGAGCCGATAGATACTCTGAGAAAACCAAAGGGGAACTTGGGCACCTTCTGCGCCCGGGCTCAGAGAGGTGCTGAGGTAGACGGAACGAGGACAGCGACGGACCCGAACCACGAGCGGCAACACAGAGCAACGGGACGGGCAGGCGGGCGCTCACGACACCGACGACAAGCCAGGGGAGAGGGagcccggggccgcggggcccTGCGGGGCGCTTGGTCCTCACTGCTAtgatacacatatatatacttatatatatatggaaGGGCGGCGGGGGCTGTGCCACGGCTCGCCACGCCACAGCAAACAGATGCGGGGCCGCACGCCCGGGGCACCGCGGCGCAGCGTGGCGGCATCGCTCTGACACCGATCCCAACGCCGTCGCAGCCGGGAGGC
Proteins encoded in this window:
- the LOC115345204 gene encoding 5-hydroxytryptamine receptor 3A-like isoform X1 translates to MMPAALGVLLALLPLASTLQSQGTRRGGWMPEPTEPALHRLSHYLLAHYQKGTRPVRDWRTTTNVAIDLMVYAILSVDEKNQVLTTYIWYRQHWTDEFLRWDPARFDNLTQISLPAESIWVPDILINEFVDVGKSPHVPYVYVGHHGEVQNLKPIQVMTACSLDIYNFPFDVQNCSLTFTSWLHHIRDINLSLWRQPELVKFDRSVFMNQGEWELLYVLSRFQEFSVKSSDSYAEMKFYVVIRRRPLFYTVSLLLPSIFLMVMDIVGFYLPPNSGERVSFKITLLLGYSVFLIIVSDTLPATAVGTPLIGIYFVVCMALLVISLTETILIVRLVHKQDLQPHVPEWVKRLLLERATVLLCIQDGRTLSPSRTRSSDISREVENNDSAAKLSHHGCEDPRECEAAGAMRPAPAFAGQAEGSPLMHSVLREITAIRQFLEKREEFRDVAREWLQVGYVLDVLLFRAYLAAVLAYSITLGTLWSVWRDA
- the LOC115345204 gene encoding 5-hydroxytryptamine receptor 3A-like isoform X2, translating into MPEPTEPALHRLSHYLLAHYQKGTRPVRDWRTTTNVAIDLMVYAILSVDEKNQVLTTYIWYRQHWTDEFLRWDPARFDNLTQISLPAESIWVPDILINEFVDVGKSPHVPYVYVGHHGEVQNLKPIQVMTACSLDIYNFPFDVQNCSLTFTSWLHHIRDINLSLWRQPELVKFDRSVFMNQGEWELLYVLSRFQEFSVKSSDSYAEMKFYVVIRRRPLFYTVSLLLPSIFLMVMDIVGFYLPPNSGERVSFKITLLLGYSVFLIIVSDTLPATAVGTPLIGIYFVVCMALLVISLTETILIVRLVHKQDLQPHVPEWVKRLLLERATVLLCIQDGRTLSPSRTRSSDISREVENNDSAAKLSHHGCEDPRECEAAGAMRPAPAFAGQAEGSPLMHSVLREITAIRQFLEKREEFRDVAREWLQVGYVLDVLLFRAYLAAVLAYSITLGTLWSVWRDA